A genomic window from Salvia splendens isolate huo1 chromosome 11, SspV2, whole genome shotgun sequence includes:
- the LOC121754779 gene encoding uncharacterized protein LOC121754779 — MDWFNSDQRQMDDFVNANNWHVPPTPDPNATPSLGLPTNMEITSLVNTNEYNISDMESAERRGKGKVADKEGPKKYSPQETMWLAKNFVNISEDAIIGNQQSDKVFWQQIAEKYNVGRPRGSFERSYVKLRKHWGRVQKAMNKWNEKSPKYTGGAESTASGAPKRTKVSAARHYSSSEGGPPIDLNVTDDDIFLSSPGTQSRSMGTKAAKRKAEGKATTSYSAMPPPPNPSLDKISDSVWDMSITLQMGQLTELTSRDTSTMSEFELELHHEMI, encoded by the exons ATGGATTGGTTTAACAGCGACCAACGACAGATGGACGATTTCGTCAACGCCAACAACTGGCACGTGCCGCCGACGCCCGACCCAAATGCAACGCCTAGTCTGGGGTTGCCTACCAACATGGAAATAACATCGCTAGTTAACACTAATGAGTACAACATTAGTGATATGGAGTCCGCTGAAAggaggggcaagggcaaggttGCGGATAAAGAGGGGCCGAAGAAGTATAGTCCGCAGGAGACAATGTGGCTGGCCAAGAACTTCGTCAACATCTCCGAGGAcgctatcatcggcaaccagcagagCGACAAAGTGTTCTGGCAGCAGATTGCAGAGAAGTACAACGTTGGTCGACCTAGAGGGTCgttcgagcgtagctacgtgaagctacGCAAGCATTGGGGTCGGGTCCAGAAGGCGATGAACAAGTGGAATG agaagagcccgaagtacaccggTGGGGCAGAATCGACGGCAAGTGGGGCGCCGAAGAGAACAAAAGTTTCCGCCGCCAGgcactactcttcgagcgaaggaggtccgcctatcgacctcaacgtgacagACGACGACATCTTCCTCTCATCCCCTGGTACTCAAAGTCGATCGATGGGCACAAAGGCGGCAAAGAGGAAAGCGGAGGGGAAGGCAACTACGAGCTACTCCGCTATGCCGCCGCCGCCCAATCCTTCCCTGGATAAGATATCCGACTCTGTGTGGGATATGAGTATTACGTTGCAGATgggccagctgacggagttgacatcgagggatacctcgacaatGTCGGAGTTCGAGCTCGAGTTGCACCATGAGATGATCTGA